In the genome of Campylobacteraceae bacterium, one region contains:
- a CDS encoding DUF4392 domain-containing protein, whose protein sequence is MLNKTIDDIILQYSSRGMDKIQKEFNVQHCKNACNEFVKIEKGNVFIYTGFYVKGYAETDGPLGAYFLAKSLNTLGYTAIIITDEFCKNFFPNIKTLYLTHKDCKEEESLLNILKEYAPVCHFSIERCGRNINNDYMNSRKISIAEFTPAVDLLFSLGNKTRKSFAIGDGGNEIGMGNFKDFIKESLKQEPCIVECDFPIIASVSNWGAYGFIAYLEKTLKINLLPSIKDLESYLEYIVSLGAVDGITGKNEATVDGKEWELENIILNDLTQNIKNNL, encoded by the coding sequence TTTTACAATACTCAAGCAGAGGTATGGACAAAATACAAAAAGAGTTTAACGTGCAGCACTGTAAAAATGCCTGCAATGAATTTGTAAAAATAGAAAAAGGAAATGTTTTTATTTATACTGGTTTTTATGTCAAGGGTTACGCAGAAACAGATGGTCCTTTAGGAGCATATTTTTTAGCAAAATCACTTAATACTCTGGGATACACAGCGATAATAATTACAGATGAATTTTGTAAAAACTTTTTTCCAAATATAAAAACACTGTATTTAACACATAAAGACTGTAAAGAAGAAGAATCCCTTCTAAACATACTAAAAGAATACGCACCTGTATGTCATTTCTCAATTGAGCGTTGTGGACGAAATATCAACAACGACTATATGAATTCTAGAAAAATAAGCATTGCTGAATTTACACCTGCTGTAGATTTACTCTTTAGCTTAGGTAATAAAACAAGAAAAAGTTTTGCAATAGGAGATGGTGGCAATGAAATTGGTATGGGAAACTTCAAAGACTTTATAAAAGAATCTTTAAAACAAGAGCCATGTATAGTTGAATGTGACTTTCCAATTATTGCTAGTGTTTCAAACTGGGGGGCTTATGGATTTATTGCTTATTTAGAAAAAACATTAAAAATAAATCTCCTACCTAGTATAAAAGATCTAGAATCTTATTTAGAATATATTGTTTCTTTAGGCGCAGTAGATGGAATCACTGGTAAAAATGAAGCTACAGTAGATGGAAAAGAGTGGGAACTTGAAAATATAATTTTAAACGATCTTACTCAAAATATTAAAAACAATCTCTAA